In Hymenobacter volaticus, the genomic window AAGCGTTTTGTCTTCGCGCTCCGGGTCCTCGGTGTACGCCTTCACGCCGTTTAGCAATTCCTGGATGTTCTCGTAGCGAGAGAGGCCTTCGATGCTCTTATCGGCATACAGTTCCTCGATCATGCCCGAGTTTTTGGCAATGAACTTGGCTGCCTCAAAGGCATCTTCCTTGGTCGCCACTGCCGTGTACGCCTTAATCTTCTCGGCGAAGTCTACTATCGGGTTGGCGGCGCGGGTGGGCAGAAACTGGTCGGCATTAGACACCACTTCCCAAATGGTGTGGTTGCTTTCCTCGGCAGCGTTGATGAGCTTGGCAATGGTCGTATCGCCGATGCCGCGCTTGGGGTAGTTGATAACGCGGCGGAGCGCCTGCTCGTCGTTGGGGTTTACCGTGAGGCGCAGGTAAGCCACCAAGTCCTTGATTTCCTTGCGCTGATAGAAGCTCAGGCCGCCCACAATTTTGTAGCGGATGTTGAGCTTGCGCAGGGCTTCTTCTATGGCCCGGCTTTGGGCGTTGGTGCGGTACAAGATGGCAAAATCGTCGTACGACAGATGGTGGCTCATCTTGTCCTCGAAAATGGAGTTGGCCACCAGCTTGCCTTCCTCGTTGTCGGAAGATGCCTTCAGTACCTCGATTAGTGGGCCTTCCTCATTGTCGGAGAAGACATCTTTGCGGAGCTGCGCTTGGTTGTTTTTGATAACCGAGTTGGCCGCCTTTACAATGGTTTTGGTGGAGCGGTAGTTTTGCTCCAACTTAAATACTTGCAGCTCGGGTAGTCTTTCTCGAAGTTGAGAATATTCTGAATATCAGCGCCCCGGAAGGCGTAAATGCTTTGCGCGTCGTCGCCTACCACGCAAATGTTGCGCTCCTTGGCCGCCAGCTTGCGCGCAATCAGGTACTGCGAGTAGTTAGTGTCTTGGTACTCGTCCACCATCACGTACTTAAACAAGTTCTGGTACTTGTTTAGCACATCGGGGTGGTCTTTGAACAGAACGTTGGTTTGATAGAGCAGGTCGTCGAAATCCATGGCCCCGGCCTTGAAGCAGCGGTTGGCGTACTGCTGGTAAATCACACCAATCTTGGGCCGCAACGCGGCCTCATCGTCCTGCCGAATCACGGGGTCGTTGAGGTATTGCTGCACCGAAATAAGCTTGTTCTTTGCGGCCGAAATCCGACCGAGTACCATGCCGGGCTTATAGAGCTTGTCGTCGAGCTCCAACTCTTTCAAAATCTGGCTGACCAGCGTTTTGCTGTCTTGCGTGTCGTAGATGGTGAAGGAGCGGGGGAAACCTATTTTGTCGGCTTCGGAACGCAAAATCCGGGCGAAAATACTGTGGAAAGTGCCCATCCACAGGTTCTTGGCTGCCGCACCACCCACTACCTTTTCGATACGGGCGCGCATCTCCTTGGCGGCCTTATTGGTGAAAGTAAGGGCGAGAATATTGAACGGGTCGACACCCTGTTCGAGCAAGTTGGCAATGCGGTAGGTAAGCACCCGGGTTTTGCCCGAGCCCGCGCCGGCTATAATCATGCAAGGGCCGTCGATTTGCATCACGGCAGCCGCCTGCGAGGGATTTAGTAGGGAAAGATAATCCAGTGCCATTCAGAAAAGCTAAGCGTTTTGGCTTATTAGCAAAGGTACGGCTTTAGAGTGGGGTGAGGAAGTACAAATTCCAGTTGTAACACGAGCTTTGACATACACTGATGAGGAAAGCAATAGGAGCCTAGCGTTGCCCTTGTTGGTTAAGTATATCGTTTTGTCAAGCATGCACGATACCAAGGCAAAGCAGCGCCGTAATTCTAGGTAACATCAACCTCTCCCAACACAAAAACTACGAGCCGTATCTTCGCCGCGTGAATCCTGCTGAGTCTGCCGCTGCTTCCTTTGCTCCCGATGCCGTTGTTGGGTCGCCTTATCCGTTGTCGTTGCTGTGTTTGTCGGCGAGCTGGGGCGGGCTAGAATTGAACACCGTGCGCTTCGCGGACTGGATGAACCGTCGTGGCTGGCCAGTGCAGGTAATTACGCTCGTCGGCTCGCCCATTGCTGCGCGAGCGGAAGCGCTGAACTTGCCCGTAGCTTACCTTACCAACCGTTGGAAAGCGCTGGACGTTCCCGCTGCTCGGTTACTGGCTCATACATTGCGCGCCTTCAACACTCGCACGCTCATCGTCACTCGCAACGGCGACTTAGGGTTGGCCGTGCTGTGCAAAACAGTGCAGTTGCCTACACTCAAGCTACTATATCAGCAGCATATGCAGCTAGGTCCCCCGAAGCGTAGTGTAGTGCACACCTTACGCTTTCGGGCGCTGGATGCGTGGCTCTCGCCGCTGCCGGGGCTGGCACGGCAGGTGTTAGAGAAAACCCATTTATCGCCTAAAAAACTGCATGTCGTACCGCTAGGCATCGAGCTAGAGAAGTTCGCCGACCCTGCATTAACTCGCACCATTGCCCGACAACAGTTGAACCTGCAACTGCCTGCTAACGCGGTACTGTTAGGCCTCATCGGTCGGTTTGATGATGGCAAGGGACAGGACTTTTTAGTGGAAGAGTTGGCAGTCTTACGCAAGCAGCACCCCGCCGTGCCGCTTCACTTGCTGCTAGTTGGCGAATCAACGCGCAACGAAGGCAATACGTACCGCGAAACAGTGCTACGTCGGGTACAGGAGTTAGGCTTAGGGGAGGTGGTGCACATCCGCGAGTTTACGCCGCAGCCCGAAATTGCCTACCGCGCCCTCGATATTTCCATCACGGGTTCCACCAACGAGACCTACGGCATGGTTACTATCGAGGCTATGGCAGCAGGCTTGCCAGTAGTGGCCACGGCCACCGGTGGTACCTTGGAGATAATAGATGATGGCCGCATGGGTCTGCTGTTTCCGCTGCGCAACGCAGTGGCTTTTGAAACGGCCATCGGGCGCTTGTTGAGTGAGCCTGAGCTGATGCAGCAGTTGGGAGAGCAAGCACAGGCCGTGGCATTAGCCACGTATTCGCATCACCGGCAGTGCAAGCTGACCGAAGAGGTGCTGTTTGGGCTAAGGTAATTGGGTATCTTTGCAGTTAATCTTTCGGCAGAGGAACGCAGAAGTTGACGCGCGCAGTTGTAAGAGACGGCCTTTGTCAACCTGATTTAACTCTCTGCGGCCCTAGCAGGAACCCACTATGATTATCATTCAAAATACTGTCATCTCCGATGACATTCGGGACAACTTTTTCGTCTGCAACCTGGAAGCTTGTAAGGGCGCCTGCTGCGTGGAGGGCGACCTAGGAGCTCCCCTAGAAGAAGAGGAACTACAAATTCTCGAAGCCGAATACCAAAACATTAAGCCTTTTCTTACGGCGGCCGGCCAACAGGCCATCGAGCAGCAAGGCTTGTACATCAAGGATTGGGAAGGCGACTACAGCACCACCACTATCAATGACCGGGAGTGCGCCTATGCCCTTTACGACGAGCGTGGTATCCTGAAGTGCGGCATCGAGCAAGCCTATTTGGCGGGCGCTACTAGCTTTAAAAAGCCCGTTAGCTGTCATCTATATCCTATCCGCATCACTAAGTACGAAGGCTTTGAAGCTCTGAACTACGACCGGTGGAACATCTGCAACCCCGCCTGCTCTTTCGGCGCCAACTTGGGCGTGCGGATATACCAGTTTCTCAAGGAGCCGCTTATTCGTAAGTACGGAGAGGATTGGTATGGCGAGTTAGTGCAGGAGATAGAGACGGACAGTCCACAAGTCAAGGTATAGTTATCCATAAAGAAGGCCGACTTCCAAGTCGGCCTTCTTTATGGATATAGTCAAGTATCCAGGTTAGCTACTGGTTATGGAAGATTTCTATGTTAGTGAAATGCTGTCAACCGGACAGATTCAGGAATGTCTTCAGGCGGCAATGCCAAGTCTTACTGTGTTTGAATGGGCGATGTTAGTAGGTGACCAGGAGCCGATGGAATTTGATTCGACCAATCCGAAGCACATCTTTTTTGAAGCTGATGCAGCAGAAGTGCCTCAGTTTCCGCAGCACATTTGTATCTACCGAACGCCAAACGAACATTGGGAGGCAAGAGCGTTATGGTTAGGTCAGAAGCTTTCCGCTACCTATCAGGTAGATGTATTGGTCCCGTTCACTCATCCAGAGAAACCAGACTATCCCTACTATGATATTGTGTTTCAGAACGGCTCGTCTTACTTAGCCGACGACAGCGAAACCGAATTCGGCGAACCAGCTGCCAAACCAGTGTGCCTACTTGAGTCCTACTCGTTGCCTAGAGCTAAGTTTGATACGTTTGGCAATTACATTATCGTCTAGAAAGACGAGTTACTTGATAGATAAATAGTTCAGCTTACTAGTGGCATAGTGACAGTACATATAAAACCTTGATCTACTACACTGTAGTGCTAGAAGATCTAAACAAAAAGGCCCGGCTACATTGTAGCCGGGCCTTTTTGTTTTACCTGAACTATGTAAGTTACAATTCTGAAAAGTCAAATGAAGTTTCCAGGAACTTGGTCGTGAAGTCACCCTCTTGGAAATTTTTGTTGTCCATCAGAGCCAAGTGGAAGGGAATAGTGGTTTTCACACCTTCCACAACAAATTCACTTAAGGCTCGCTTCATCTTCACAATGCACTCCTGACGAGTTTGGGCGACGGTGATGAGCTTGGCTATCATCGAGTCATAGTTCGAGGGAATAGTGTAGCCCGCGTACACGTGGGTGTCAACCCGCACACCGTGGCCGCCGGGAATGTGCAGCGTCGTGATCTTACCAGGAGAGGGGCGGAAGTCCCGGGTCGGGTCTTCAGCGTTGATGCGGCACTCCATGGCGTGCATCTTGGGGTAATAGTTGTCGCCGGAAATCGGGATGCCCGCCGCCACTTTTATCTGCTCCTTGATGAGATCATAGTTCACAATTTCCTCGGTCACGGGGTGCTCCACCTGAATGCGGGTGTTCATTTCCATGAAATAGAAATCCCGATTCTTATCCACCAAGAACTCAATGGTGCCTACACCTTCGTAGCCGATAGCCGCAGCACCGGCCACAGCCGCTTTGCCCATCCGCTCACGCAGTTCATCGGTCATGAAAGGGGAAGGAGCTTCCTCTACCAGCTTCTGGTGACGCCGCTGAATTGAGCAATCGCGCTCCGAGAGGTGACATACCCGGCCGTATTGATCGCCACACACCTGAATTTCGATGTGACGAGGTTCCTCCACAAATTTTTCCAGGTACACGCCATCGTTGCCGAAAGCAGCCTTAGCTTCCGTGCGGGCATCGTTCCAGGCTTTCTCGAAGTCTTCCTCGGAGGGTATGATGCGCATACCGCGGCCACCACCACCGGCTGTAGCCTTCAGAATAACCGGGTATTTAATTTTGGCGGCTACCTTCTTGCCTTGCTCCACCGATTCAAGCAAGCCTACCGAGCCGGGAATGCAAGGCACGCCTGCCTTGATCATGGTGGCTTTAGCGGAAGCCTTGTCGCCCATTTGGTTGATCATCTCAGGCGTGGCCCCGATGAACTTGATGCCGTTTTCTTGGCACACGCGCGAAAATTCTGCGTTTTCGCTCAGGAAGCCATAGCCAGGGTGAATAGCATCGGCGTTGGTAATTTCCGCTGCTGCAATCAGGGTTGGGATGCTGAGATACGACTGCGAAGATGGCGGTGGGCCAATGCACACTGCCTCGTCAGCGAAGCGCACGTGCAGGCTTTCCTTGTCGGCAGTGGAGTAAACCGCCACCGTTTTGATATCCATTTCCTTGCAGGTCCGGATGATGCGCAGCGCAATTTCACCCCGGTTGGCAATCAGTATTTTCTTGAACATGTGGTGTTGGGGGCTTAAGGTCTCGGGGGCTTGTAGCAAAAGGAAAAGGTCTTACAAACTCGGGGCTGACTGATAATCAAACCCTAAGTTCATAAGACCCTGCGACCCCAATGAATTACATCGGCTCGATGAGGAACAGCGGCTGGTCGTACTCCACCGGCGAGGCGTTTTCAACCATGGCTTTTACAATGCGGCCCGATGCTTCGGCCTCTATTTCATTGAATAATTTCATGGCTTCGATGATGCAAATCACCTGGCCTTTTTCCACTAAATCACCTACCTGTGCGAAAGCCGGAGTGTCGGGGCTGCTGCTACGGTAGAAGGTGCCAATCATCGGAGCCTTTAGCGCTACGTAGTTGTCAGCCGCCGGAGTTGCCGCAACTGGTGCCGCCGGTGCTGGAGTTGGAGTAGCAGGAACAGGGACCGGAGCAGTTGGCGCAGCTGCTGGAGTAGGCGCAGCCGCGGCCGATACTCCTACTACTGGCTTGTAGCTGGGCTCACGCTGTACGGAGATTTTAAATTCCTCCGTTTCAATGTTGACTTTGTTGAGGCCCGACTTCGCAATGAAGTCGATAAGTTCCTGGAGTTCCTTGGCTTTCATGGCGGCGCTTGACTTGCTGGACTGCTTATTTGACTCTTTCGACATAGGAATAGTCGCGGGTATCGACGCGGATTTTAGTGTCCTGATCAATGAACAGCGGCACCTGAATTCGGGCCCCAGTCTCGACAATAGCAGGCTTAAGCGTGTTGGTGGCCGTGTCGCCTTTCAGGCCAGGCTCGGTGTAAGTTACCATCAACTCCACGGTGGTTGGCAATTCAGCAGTAAGCGGCTGCTCGGTTTCGGCGTGGAAGAGAATGGTAGCTTCTTGACCTTCTTTCATCAGGTCGGCGAAGGGAACCATGGCTTCGGGCAGTACCACTTGTTCGAAGGTGGCATTGTCCATAAAGGTATAGCCGTAATCGTCCTTAAACAGGTACTGGTGCGGGCGTTGCTCTACGCGGGCGGTTTCCACTTTCACCCCGGCATTGAACGTGTTATCGATAACCTTACCGGTTTTGATGTTACGGAGCTTAGTGCGCACGAAGGCGGGACCTTTGCCGGGTTTCACGTGCTGAAACTCCGTGATGACGTGCAAGTCGCCATTGTAGTTGAGCACTAGTCCGTTGCGGAAATCTGCGGTAGTAGCCATGTTAAAGTGAGAGGGGGAATAGGAAATTGTTAATTGGCTGATTCAACACGAAGAAGCAAAGTCAAGCAGCCGATTTTCAATTCTTCAATTTTGTAAGTTTTGTGTTCAAAAGAAGTGCCGTCCCGGAAAAGTGGCGGGGCGGCACATTGGGAGTGCAAGTATAGAGGTTTTCCGCAACCGAGCCGCCGTAGTTACACAGCGACCGGATCAGGCTTAGGATCGTACGCCCATTTGAGGTAGATAGAACCCCACGTGAAGCCACCACCGAAAGCAGCCAGAATTAGGTTGTCGCCCTGACGCAACTGCTGTTCATAGTCGGCGAGGCAGAGTGGGATGGTGGCATTAGTGGTGTTACCGTAGCGGTGAATGTTGAGCATCACTTTCTCCGGTCCAACACCCATACGGTGCGCCGTAGCATCAATAATGCGCTTATTGGCTTGGTGCGGTACCAGCCAGGCTACATCGTCGTTGGTGAGGTGGTTGCGTTCCATCACTTGCGCGGCAACATTGGCCATGTTGGTCACGGCAAACTTGAACACGGTAGCACCTTCCTGGTACACATAGTGCTCCCGATTCGCCACTGTTTCTGCGGACGGGGGGCGGCGGCTACCACCCGCTTTCTGATACAGGTATTGCTCCCCGTTACCATCGGAACGCAAAACTTGATCTAGTAAGCCGTAGCCGTCGGTGCTAGGTTCGAGCAGTACGGCACCTGCGCCGTCACCGAAGATGATGCAGTTGGCCCGGTCCGTATAGTCGATAATAGCCGACATTTTATCGGCACCCACTACCACTACTTTCTTATACGTGCCCGTTTGGATGTATTGTGACCCGGTAGCCAGCGCGAACAGAAAGCCTGAGCAAGCAGCTTGCATATCGAAGCTGAATGCATTGGTGATGCCAACAGCTGCCGAAATAATATTGGCTGTAGCCGGGAACACCAAGTCAGGCGTCGTGGTAGAACAAATCAACAAATCGATTTCTTCGGGCCTCGTACCGGTTTTAGCAAGCAGTTGCTGTACGGCTTTGACGCCCATTACCGAAGTGCCCTGGTTTTCTCCTTTTAGAATTCGGCGCTCCTTGATGCCGGTTCGTGTCGTAATCCACTCGTCGGTGGTGTCCACCATCTTTTCGAGTTCCTGATTCGTGAGCACGTAATCGGGCACGTAGGAGCCCACTCCGGTAATAGCGGCGGTAATTTTCATTGAAGAAAAAACAGAAAACGCGGCAAGAAAAAATCCGGCTGTGGGCCGGACTTAGTCGCTAGGACTTGAAGGTATTTTTAATCTGGTCGGAGATGCCGGATTGAGCCATTTGGTAGCCTTGCAACAGCATGTTGCAGATAGCCAATGGCGTGCTCACGCCGTGTCCGATAATAGCGTTGTCGTTGATACCCAAAATAGGGGAACCCCCAACGGCTTCGTAGTTGAACTTGTCGAAGAAAGGGTCGCGCATCTGCTTTTCGGCCATGATGTCATAGATGGACTCGGCCATCTTCAGCATCACATTGCCGGTATAACCGTCGCACACTATCACGTCGGCTTTGCCATTGAAAAGGTCGCGCCCTTCAATGTTGCCAATGAAATTAACGTGCGGGTTTACTTTGAGTAGCTGATGAACCGCCTGCGTAAGAGTAGTGCCCTTACCTTCTTCTTCGCCTAGGTTCATCAAGCCTACTTTAGGATTGGTGATACCAAGCACGTACTGCGCATACAAAGAACCCAATTCGCCAAATTGCTCCAGCATTTCAGGTTTGCACTCAGCATTGGCGCCTACATCAAGTAGTATACCTACACCGCCGTTCAGCTTCGGAACGAAGTTGGCAATGGCAGGGCGCAGTACGCCAGGTACAGGTTTCACGCTGAACATAGCACCTACAAGCATAGCGCCCGTGTTGCCAGCCGAGCAAAATGCATCGACTTCGCCGGTGTGTAGCAAACGGTAGCCCACAGCAATGCTAGAGTCCTGCTTTTGCTGATACGCTTTAGCTGGATGCTCGCCCATCTCAATAATTTGAGAGGCGGCTATCAACTCAAGGCTTGCGGCTGCGTCGCCGTGCTGGTCTAAGAGAGGGCGCACGGCAGCTTCTTGACCAATGAGCACGATTTGCGCTTTGCCGGCTAGTTCTTGCGCGGCTAGTACCGCACCATCGACCGCAGCCTGGGGCGCAAAATCGCCCCCCATAGCGTCCAGGGCTATCTTCATGTACGAGGTATCAAGGAGGAGTCTGGGAGAGGAACTTCCCGTTACCTCCCGGACTCCTCAAGAGAGGAAAAGGACCGGGAGGTAAAGGAAGGGGAAAATCGCAGCTGCGCGACTATTCTTCGTCGGTGTCAGCAGCGGCGGCAGGAGCTGCTACCGGAGCGTAGCCTTTGAT contains:
- a CDS encoding glycosyltransferase family 4 protein, translated to MNPAESAAASFAPDAVVGSPYPLSLLCLSASWGGLELNTVRFADWMNRRGWPVQVITLVGSPIAARAEALNLPVAYLTNRWKALDVPAARLLAHTLRAFNTRTLIVTRNGDLGLAVLCKTVQLPTLKLLYQQHMQLGPPKRSVVHTLRFRALDAWLSPLPGLARQVLEKTHLSPKKLHVVPLGIELEKFADPALTRTIARQQLNLQLPANAVLLGLIGRFDDGKGQDFLVEELAVLRKQHPAVPLHLLLVGESTRNEGNTYRETVLRRVQELGLGEVVHIREFTPQPEIAYRALDISITGSTNETYGMVTIEAMAAGLPVVATATGGTLEIIDDGRMGLLFPLRNAVAFETAIGRLLSEPELMQQLGEQAQAVALATYSHHRQCKLTEEVLFGLR
- a CDS encoding DUF3109 family protein, producing MIIIQNTVISDDIRDNFFVCNLEACKGACCVEGDLGAPLEEEELQILEAEYQNIKPFLTAAGQQAIEQQGLYIKDWEGDYSTTTINDRECAYALYDERGILKCGIEQAYLAGATSFKKPVSCHLYPIRITKYEGFEALNYDRWNICNPACSFGANLGVRIYQFLKEPLIRKYGEDWYGELVQEIETDSPQVKV
- the accC gene encoding acetyl-CoA carboxylase biotin carboxylase subunit, coding for MFKKILIANRGEIALRIIRTCKEMDIKTVAVYSTADKESLHVRFADEAVCIGPPPSSQSYLSIPTLIAAAEITNADAIHPGYGFLSENAEFSRVCQENGIKFIGATPEMINQMGDKASAKATMIKAGVPCIPGSVGLLESVEQGKKVAAKIKYPVILKATAGGGGRGMRIIPSEEDFEKAWNDARTEAKAAFGNDGVYLEKFVEEPRHIEIQVCGDQYGRVCHLSERDCSIQRRHQKLVEEAPSPFMTDELRERMGKAAVAGAAAIGYEGVGTIEFLVDKNRDFYFMEMNTRIQVEHPVTEEIVNYDLIKEQIKVAAGIPISGDNYYPKMHAMECRINAEDPTRDFRPSPGKITTLHIPGGHGVRVDTHVYAGYTIPSNYDSMIAKLITVAQTRQECIVKMKRALSEFVVEGVKTTIPFHLALMDNKNFQEGDFTTKFLETSFDFSEL
- the accB gene encoding acetyl-CoA carboxylase biotin carboxyl carrier protein encodes the protein MKAKELQELIDFIAKSGLNKVNIETEEFKISVQREPSYKPVVGVSAAAAPTPAAAPTAPVPVPATPTPAPAAPVAATPAADNYVALKAPMIGTFYRSSSPDTPAFAQVGDLVEKGQVICIIEAMKLFNEIEAEASGRIVKAMVENASPVEYDQPLFLIEPM
- the efp gene encoding elongation factor P, whose amino-acid sequence is MATTADFRNGLVLNYNGDLHVITEFQHVKPGKGPAFVRTKLRNIKTGKVIDNTFNAGVKVETARVEQRPHQYLFKDDYGYTFMDNATFEQVVLPEAMVPFADLMKEGQEATILFHAETEQPLTAELPTTVELMVTYTEPGLKGDTATNTLKPAIVETGARIQVPLFIDQDTKIRVDTRDYSYVERVK
- a CDS encoding beta-ketoacyl-ACP synthase III — encoded protein: MKITAAITGVGSYVPDYVLTNQELEKMVDTTDEWITTRTGIKERRILKGENQGTSVMGVKAVQQLLAKTGTRPEEIDLLICSTTTPDLVFPATANIISAAVGITNAFSFDMQAACSGFLFALATGSQYIQTGTYKKVVVVGADKMSAIIDYTDRANCIIFGDGAGAVLLEPSTDGYGLLDQVLRSDGNGEQYLYQKAGGSRRPPSAETVANREHYVYQEGATVFKFAVTNMANVAAQVMERNHLTNDDVAWLVPHQANKRIIDATAHRMGVGPEKVMLNIHRYGNTTNATIPLCLADYEQQLRQGDNLILAAFGGGFTWGSIYLKWAYDPKPDPVAV
- the plsX gene encoding phosphate acyltransferase PlsX; its protein translation is MKIALDAMGGDFAPQAAVDGAVLAAQELAGKAQIVLIGQEAAVRPLLDQHGDAAASLELIAASQIIEMGEHPAKAYQQKQDSSIAVGYRLLHTGEVDAFCSAGNTGAMLVGAMFSVKPVPGVLRPAIANFVPKLNGGVGILLDVGANAECKPEMLEQFGELGSLYAQYVLGITNPKVGLMNLGEEEGKGTTLTQAVHQLLKVNPHVNFIGNIEGRDLFNGKADVIVCDGYTGNVMLKMAESIYDIMAEKQMRDPFFDKFNYEAVGGSPILGINDNAIIGHGVSTPLAICNMLLQGYQMAQSGISDQIKNTFKS